CAATTTTTGTGTGGTCAGTCCAGAGAACTACTTATTTAAAGGTCTTCCGTTGGTCAGATCAGCCTTTCCCTCAAGAGAAGGAGATTTTACTCCGCCTAAAGAAAGAAATTAGACAGCGTTTTCCCCATCAGTACCCCAAGCCACCGGTGATTGATTTATCCCAACAATCAATTTTTGAAGCGTTAGCATCTGATTACCCACTCACGGTTAAATATTTTCAGAAAATGCCGAATGGGGAATACGACCTCACACGCGCCTATTGGTGGGAACAACGCTGGCGTGAAGGTGTGCGTCATCCCCAAGCGCCGCGTCAGGTAGTGTTTACCAATCCAAAATCTCAAAGCCAAAATCCCAAATTAGATTACGATTTGATTTACATCGGTGGCGCATTAGGGGTTGTTCATGCGGCGGTGATGGCTAAATTGGGATATAAAGTGCTGTTGGTGGAACGTTTGCCTTTTGGCAAGATGAACCGCGAATGGAATATTTCGCGTGATGAATTGCAAAGCTTATTAAATCTGGGTTTGGTGACAAGCAGCGAGTTAGAAAGCATTATTGTCAGGGAATATAAAGACGGATTTAATAAATTTTTTGATGGGAATAATCCGCCAAAATTGCGATCGCCAATTCTCCACACGCCCACAGTCTTGAATATTGCCCTAGATTCCGAAAAATGGCTGCAACTGTGCGGACAGAAGCTACGGGCGGCTGGCGGTGAGATTTGGGACGAAACCGAATTTCTCCGCGCCGATATTGATAATTCTCAAGTTGTCGCTACAGTTCAGCATTTACCCAGCCAAACCGAAAAGCAAGCCACTGGGCGGTTGTTAGTTGATGCAATGGGAACCGCTTCACCAATTGCATGGCAATTAAATGGTGGTAGGGCTTTTGATAGTGTTTGTCCAACTGTGGGTGCAGTGGTTGATGGCGGATTTGAACCACAAGTTTGGGATTCTCAATATGGTGATGTGCTGTACAGTCACGGCGATATTTCGCGGGGGAGACAGTTGATTTGGGAATTGTTTCCTGGCGCGGGTGAGGAACTAACCATTTATTTGTTTCACTACCACGAAGTCAACCCCGACAATCCCGGTTCTCTGTTGGAGATGTATGAGGATTTTTTCACAATTTTGCCAGAGTATCGGCGCTGCGATCTGGATAAATTGGTGTGGAAAAAGCCGACATTTGGCTATATTCCAGGGCATTTTAGTGTGAATGGTAGCGATCGCAAAGTTGCCTTTGATAGATTAATTGCGATCGGTGATGCGGCTTCTTTACAATCTCCCTTGGTATTTACAGGTTTTGGTTCTTTGGTGCGAAACTTAGAACGGTTGACAACTTTATTAGATACAGCCCTCAAGCATGACTTATTAAGTTTTCGTCACCTCAACCAAATTCGCGCTTATCAAAGCAATGTCTCAATTACTTGGCTATTTTCTAAAGGGATGATGGTTCCCACAGGGAAATTCATTTCACCCCAGCGCATTAACTCGATGCTGAATACTTTCTTTGGGTTATTAGCCAGTGAACCGCCAGAGGTTGCGGATAATTTCATCAAA
This sequence is a window from Aulosira sp. FACHB-615. Protein-coding genes within it:
- a CDS encoding flavin-dependent dehydrogenase, whose amino-acid sequence is MKEVLYLEVPIPDTTAVRQWLQVDFQPGFGEKSLTPDGFCLKLPTDYTASDQTISEKLPTELSIFVWSVQRTTYLKVFRWSDQPFPQEKEILLRLKKEIRQRFPHQYPKPPVIDLSQQSIFEALASDYPLTVKYFQKMPNGEYDLTRAYWWEQRWREGVRHPQAPRQVVFTNPKSQSQNPKLDYDLIYIGGALGVVHAAVMAKLGYKVLLVERLPFGKMNREWNISRDELQSLLNLGLVTSSELESIIVREYKDGFNKFFDGNNPPKLRSPILHTPTVLNIALDSEKWLQLCGQKLRAAGGEIWDETEFLRADIDNSQVVATVQHLPSQTEKQATGRLLVDAMGTASPIAWQLNGGRAFDSVCPTVGAVVDGGFEPQVWDSQYGDVLYSHGDISRGRQLIWELFPGAGEELTIYLFHYHEVNPDNPGSLLEMYEDFFTILPEYRRCDLDKLVWKKPTFGYIPGHFSVNGSDRKVAFDRLIAIGDAASLQSPLVFTGFGSLVRNLERLTTLLDTALKHDLLSFRHLNQIRAYQSNVSITWLFSKGMMVPTGKFISPQRINSMLNTFFGLLASEPPEVADNFIKDRCDWFTFNRLALKAARKNPALLLWIWELAGPKDLFRWLGSYFNFSKYALVSAVLSSWFPRFLEQIQPWLEPRNPGLWLQLLALRYVITTGKPRSPNQTSTINPEAVIPIRNS